In Arcobacter ellisii, a genomic segment contains:
- a CDS encoding polyribonucleotide nucleotidyltransferase, which yields MATVCEFELNGKQEIFEFEKVAKQANGSVLAKIGNAVVLATVVSEFDNPVSEDFTPLTVQYIEKTYAAAKLPGGFIKREGKPSDFETLTSRVIDRSLRPLFPKGYVYPTTITVMVLSADKDVDLQTLALNAANAALYTSNLPIKKSVCGVRVAKIENNLVINPTPAELENSVLDLYVAGSKDELLMIEMKTISSSELVEVDIEAFTKIHNSNEMNEDTLVEAIAFAQNALKEANLSYEKAFEEVSKEKVQVELIKFTIEESVINYVRDNFSNEIREAIKKLAKSERATQLKDVAKMISKNEYCITNELEFNTIYEAVSIVKREIVRAMIVNDKVRADGRGLKDVRPITIETNILPSTHSSCLFTRGETQALVIGTIAGPKDGQMYEVLTDKSTSMERFMVHYNFPGFSVGEAKPMFGVGRRELGHGNLAKKALEATIDDDYNETVRLVSEILESNGSSSMATVCGGSLALKAAGVPISDLVAGVAMGMVVEDGKYSILTDIMGLEDHDGDMDFKVAGTNKGITALQMDIKLGGIELNVLKEALLQAKEGREHILGLMNEAANEIVPSEALPLVEQFAIDPSKIMVIIGKAGATIKEIIEKFTVSIDLDRDSGTVKVSGENKQNVLDACEHIKTISNNAPSRKETPKNVDFEKLYQVDEVVTGKVERLVDFGAFILLPKGGEGLLHISKISKERVNNISDVLSVGQDIEVKVLKVKKDRIELSSN from the coding sequence ATGGCAACAGTGTGTGAATTTGAATTAAATGGAAAACAAGAGATTTTTGAATTTGAGAAAGTAGCTAAACAAGCAAATGGTTCAGTTTTAGCAAAAATAGGGAATGCAGTAGTATTAGCAACTGTTGTAAGTGAATTCGATAATCCTGTTAGTGAAGATTTTACTCCTTTAACAGTTCAATATATAGAAAAAACTTATGCAGCTGCAAAATTACCTGGTGGTTTTATAAAAAGAGAAGGAAAACCAAGCGATTTTGAAACTTTAACATCAAGAGTAATTGATAGAAGTTTAAGACCACTTTTCCCAAAAGGTTATGTTTATCCTACAACAATTACAGTTATGGTTTTAAGTGCAGATAAAGATGTTGATTTACAAACATTAGCGTTAAATGCTGCAAATGCTGCTTTATACACATCTAATTTACCAATTAAAAAATCTGTTTGTGGAGTAAGAGTTGCTAAAATAGAAAATAATTTAGTTATTAATCCAACTCCAGCTGAGTTAGAAAATTCTGTTTTAGATTTATATGTAGCTGGATCTAAAGATGAATTATTAATGATTGAAATGAAAACTATCTCTTCTAGTGAATTAGTTGAAGTTGATATTGAAGCATTTACTAAAATCCATAATTCAAATGAAATGAATGAAGATACTTTAGTTGAAGCAATTGCCTTTGCACAAAATGCTTTAAAAGAGGCTAACTTAAGTTATGAAAAAGCTTTTGAAGAAGTTTCAAAAGAAAAAGTTCAAGTAGAATTAATTAAATTTACTATTGAAGAGTCTGTAATAAATTATGTTAGAGATAATTTTTCAAATGAGATAAGAGAAGCTATTAAAAAACTTGCAAAAAGTGAAAGAGCAACTCAATTAAAAGATGTTGCTAAAATGATTTCTAAAAATGAATATTGTATTACAAATGAGTTAGAATTTAATACAATTTATGAAGCAGTTTCAATTGTAAAAAGAGAAATTGTAAGAGCAATGATTGTAAATGACAAAGTAAGAGCTGATGGAAGAGGATTAAAAGATGTTAGACCAATTACTATTGAAACAAATATTTTACCATCAACTCACTCTTCTTGTCTATTCACAAGAGGTGAAACACAAGCATTAGTTATAGGTACAATTGCAGGACCTAAAGATGGACAAATGTATGAAGTATTAACTGATAAATCAACTTCAATGGAAAGATTTATGGTTCATTATAACTTCCCAGGTTTTTCAGTTGGTGAAGCTAAACCTATGTTTGGTGTTGGAAGACGAGAATTAGGACATGGTAATTTAGCTAAAAAAGCACTTGAAGCTACAATTGATGATGATTACAATGAAACTGTAAGATTAGTTTCTGAAATTTTAGAATCAAATGGTTCTTCTTCTATGGCTACAGTTTGTGGAGGTTCTTTAGCATTAAAAGCAGCTGGAGTTCCAATTTCTGATTTAGTTGCAGGTGTTGCTATGGGAATGGTTGTAGAAGATGGTAAATATTCAATTTTAACAGATATTATGGGACTTGAAGACCATGATGGGGATATGGACTTTAAAGTTGCTGGAACTAATAAAGGAATTACTGCTTTACAAATGGATATAAAACTTGGTGGAATTGAATTAAATGTTTTAAAAGAAGCCTTATTACAAGCAAAAGAGGGTAGAGAGCATATTTTAGGACTTATGAATGAAGCTGCAAATGAAATAGTTCCAAGTGAAGCTTTACCTTTAGTTGAACAATTTGCAATTGACCCAAGTAAAATAATGGTTATCATTGGAAAAGCTGGAGCAACAATCAAAGAAATTATTGAAAAATTCACTGTTTCAATCGATTTAGATAGAGATAGTGGAACAGTAAAAGTTAGTGGTGAAAATAAACAAAATGTTTTAGATGCTTGTGAACATATTAAAACTATTTCAAATAATGCTCCTTCAAGAAAAGAGACACCAAAAAATGTTGATTTTGAAAAATTATATCAAGTTGATGAAGTTGTTACAGGAAAAGTAGAAAGATTAGTGGATTTTGGTGCATTTATTCTTTTACCAAAAGGTGGAGAAGGTCTTTTACATATTTCAAAAATTTCTAAAGAAAGAGTAAATAATATTTCAGATGTTTTATCTGTTGGACAAGATATCGAAGTAAAAGTTTTAAAAGTTAAAAAAGATAGAATAGAATTATCTTCAAATTAA
- a CDS encoding response regulator, with protein sequence MAKLLIVDDSTMLRDMLNYALNEGGYTDVTEAVDGVDGLAKAKATDFDLIITDVNMPNMDGLTLIGELRKIPQYTKKPILVLTTERSDEMKAKGKAAGATGWIVKPFVPDQLLKAVNIVLSR encoded by the coding sequence ATGGCTAAGCTTTTAATCGTAGACGATTCTACAATGCTAAGAGATATGCTAAACTATGCATTAAATGAGGGTGGTTATACGGATGTAACTGAAGCCGTTGATGGTGTTGATGGTTTAGCAAAAGCAAAAGCTACAGATTTTGATTTAATTATCACAGACGTAAATATGCCAAATATGGATGGTTTAACATTAATTGGTGAATTAAGAAAAATACCACAATATACTAAAAAACCAATTCTTGTTCTTACAACAGAAAGAAGTGATGAAATGAAAGCGAAAGGTAAAGCTGCAGGAGCTACAGGTTGGATTGTAAAACCATTTGTACCAGACCAGTTATTAAAAGCAGTTAACATAGTATTAAGTAGATAA
- a CDS encoding chemotaxis protein CheA, whose protein sequence is MSFDISKYREMFLEEAVELFESADNVLLEAENNGTLTDEEMGQLFRDVHTLKGSGASVELALFAEFTHDVENLMDKLRNHKIEFIPEMAETLIDGLDVMKEILDLEVADKLDRDTFTQMTSSLLEEIRSYSNGTAVKKEVEPVKVEKIEKPKVEEKIEITTLDSDNFGFFDDDLNEQRDTKNKPYGIFADDDIDAVHENIGFYDDDLETISKNTKDSDFKISNDDKENFGFFDEMPNITPDSVMQTNDIEEKILPTVEKEEVVEKSAPVVRKSRAVTAEENEDAAGKKSVSNNNNSIRVNLDKIDLLMNNVGDLVITNAMLTQFSSTIDETKTRNSVLERLELLERHIRDMQDSIMSIRMVPMDSIYSKFPKVVRDISKKLGKKVEFKHYGDNVEIDKAMIEGLTDPLMHIIRNSLDHGIETPAEREKTGKPEVGSISISAEQANGQMIITIEDDGKGINSEKVAQKALEQGQIDENQYNTMTENEKALLIFGAGVSTADQITDISGRGVGMDVVKTNIHKLGGAIKLDTHLGEGTTITIMLPLTLAILDGLDIRVGNQKYILPLSSIVESLQPTSDMIKKIGDGTQDLLMLREEFIPVVKLHQLFGLEKSFDKLEDGMLIVVKSGNTKVALSIDEFLNQHQVVVKPLDKNFRSVQGIGAATVRGDGSIGLILDVVGIINAQIKIEKDMNAAKRAS, encoded by the coding sequence ATGTCGTTTGATATTTCTAAATATAGGGAAATGTTTCTTGAAGAAGCTGTTGAACTTTTCGAATCAGCGGATAATGTTCTTTTAGAAGCTGAAAATAATGGTACATTAACAGATGAAGAAATGGGACAACTTTTTAGAGATGTACATACTTTAAAAGGTAGTGGTGCATCTGTTGAATTAGCTTTATTTGCTGAATTTACACATGATGTTGAAAACTTGATGGATAAATTAAGAAATCATAAAATTGAATTTATTCCAGAAATGGCAGAAACATTAATTGATGGTCTTGATGTTATGAAAGAGATTTTAGACCTTGAAGTAGCAGATAAACTAGATAGAGATACTTTTACTCAAATGACTAGCTCTTTATTAGAAGAAATTAGATCTTATTCAAATGGAACAGCAGTAAAAAAAGAAGTAGAACCTGTTAAAGTAGAAAAAATTGAAAAACCAAAAGTAGAAGAAAAAATTGAAATTACTACATTAGATAGTGATAATTTTGGATTTTTTGATGATGATTTAAACGAACAAAGAGATACAAAAAACAAACCTTATGGAATTTTTGCAGATGATGATATTGATGCAGTTCATGAAAATATAGGTTTTTATGATGATGATTTAGAAACAATTTCTAAAAATACAAAAGATAGTGATTTTAAAATATCAAATGATGATAAAGAAAATTTTGGTTTCTTTGATGAAATGCCAAATATCACTCCTGATTCTGTAATGCAAACAAATGACATTGAAGAAAAAATTCTTCCAACTGTTGAAAAAGAAGAAGTTGTTGAAAAATCTGCACCAGTAGTAAGAAAATCAAGAGCTGTAACAGCTGAAGAAAATGAAGATGCAGCTGGGAAAAAATCAGTATCAAATAACAACAATAGTATTAGAGTTAATCTTGATAAAATTGACTTATTAATGAATAATGTTGGAGATTTAGTTATTACAAATGCAATGTTAACACAGTTCTCATCAACAATTGACGAAACAAAAACAAGAAATTCTGTTTTAGAAAGACTTGAATTATTAGAAAGACATATTAGAGATATGCAAGATTCTATTATGAGTATTAGAATGGTTCCTATGGATTCAATTTACTCTAAATTCCCAAAAGTTGTAAGAGATATTTCTAAAAAACTTGGGAAAAAAGTAGAATTCAAACATTATGGAGATAATGTTGAAATTGATAAAGCTATGATTGAAGGATTAACTGATCCTTTAATGCATATTATTAGAAACTCTTTAGATCATGGAATAGAAACACCTGCGGAAAGAGAAAAAACAGGGAAACCTGAAGTTGGTTCAATTAGCATTTCAGCGGAACAAGCAAATGGTCAAATGATTATTACTATTGAAGATGATGGTAAAGGAATTAATTCTGAAAAAGTTGCTCAAAAAGCACTTGAGCAAGGTCAAATTGATGAAAATCAATATAACACAATGACTGAAAATGAAAAAGCTTTATTAATCTTTGGAGCAGGGGTTTCAACAGCTGATCAAATTACTGATATTTCAGGTCGTGGTGTTGGAATGGATGTTGTTAAAACAAACATTCATAAACTTGGTGGAGCAATTAAACTTGATACACATTTAGGTGAGGGGACAACAATAACAATTATGTTACCTCTAACTCTTGCAATTTTAGATGGTTTAGATATTAGAGTTGGTAATCAAAAATATATTTTACCTCTAAGTTCAATTGTTGAATCTTTACAACCAACTTCAGATATGATTAAAAAAATCGGGGATGGAACACAAGACTTATTAATGTTAAGAGAAGAATTTATTCCTGTTGTAAAATTACATCAACTGTTTGGTTTAGAAAAAAGTTTTGATAAACTAGAAGATGGAATGTTAATTGTTGTTAAATCAGGAAATACAAAAGTTGCTCTTTCAATTGATGAATTCCTAAATCAACACCAAGTTGTTGTTAAACCTTTAGATAAAAACTTTAGAAGTGTTCAAGGAATTGGTGCAGCAACAGTAAGAGGAGATGGAAGTATTGGTCTAATTTTAGATGTTGTTGGAATAATCAATGCACAAATAAAAATTGAAAAAGATATGAATGCTGCAAAAAGGGCTTCTTAA
- a CDS encoding CheR family methyltransferase produces MAYTTQDVHNKVKKLLYSLTGITLSDNKDIMISNRIDKLKRNCKYSGDIMDLLNSIEQGNNVTEFINSFTTNKTHFFREDFHFVDLKDRVLPAFANSGTKINMYCSASSTGEEPYSMAMTVFKASEELGKNISASIIATDIDTNVLQYAANGIYRYSKSSKEFPSWIRPQNFFKRRIQKNLSGEEILIKVNDELKRMITFHVMNLSDPSYPFAKNQFDVIFCRNVLIYFSAEDQNSILKKLFKHLKIGGTLYLGHSENPQDLVHYVKRVGQNIFVKEKEIV; encoded by the coding sequence ATGGCATATACAACACAAGATGTTCATAATAAAGTAAAAAAACTTCTTTATTCTCTAACAGGAATTACTCTTTCAGACAATAAAGATATTATGATTTCAAATAGAATTGATAAATTAAAGAGAAATTGTAAATATTCTGGCGATATAATGGATTTATTAAATTCAATTGAGCAAGGAAATAATGTAACAGAATTTATCAATTCTTTTACTACAAATAAAACTCATTTTTTTAGAGAAGATTTTCATTTTGTAGATTTAAAAGATAGAGTTCTTCCTGCATTTGCAAATAGTGGAACAAAAATAAATATGTATTGTTCTGCTTCTTCAACTGGAGAAGAACCTTATTCTATGGCAATGACTGTATTTAAAGCAAGTGAAGAATTAGGTAAAAATATCAGTGCATCAATTATTGCAACAGATATTGATACAAATGTTTTACAATATGCAGCAAATGGGATTTATAGATATTCTAAATCATCAAAAGAGTTTCCATCATGGATTAGACCACAGAATTTTTTTAAAAGAAGAATTCAAAAAAATCTTTCTGGTGAAGAAATTCTTATAAAAGTTAATGATGAATTAAAAAGAATGATTACATTTCATGTAATGAATTTAAGTGATCCTTCTTATCCCTTTGCAAAAAATCAATTTGATGTAATTTTTTGTAGAAATGTATTAATTTATTTTTCTGCTGAAGATCAAAACTCAATATTAAAAAAGTTATTTAAACATCTAAAAATCGGTGGCACTTTATATTTAGGACATTCAGAAAATCCTCAAGATTTAGTTCATTATGTAAAAAGAGTTGGGCAAAATATCTTTGTTAAAGAGAAGGAAATAGTATGA
- a CDS encoding chemotaxis protein CheD — MIVIGHKDGSIEKTSAVRFTQKTKGFLTHTVIGGEFAVGSDLDQIAFKTLLGSCVAIMFYDKNTKIKGMNHFLLPKTNNTNDDMKYGLYSVEAMLNEMYKLGCSKNNMVAKISGGADIMQINMSSQSIGFRNVEFAKDFCKSEGFKLVSEHTRGEHGRLILLADNFETFIKVTQKSETDSKILSDEKYLQQEITKAPVIKEYVGGVDLFGIDTKEVEPQMEIELF; from the coding sequence ATGATTGTTATTGGACATAAAGACGGAAGTATTGAAAAAACTTCTGCTGTAAGATTCACTCAAAAAACTAAAGGTTTTTTAACTCATACTGTTATTGGTGGAGAATTTGCAGTTGGAAGTGATTTAGATCAAATTGCATTTAAAACATTACTTGGTTCTTGTGTGGCTATTATGTTTTATGATAAAAATACAAAAATAAAAGGTATGAATCACTTTTTATTACCAAAAACAAACAATACTAATGATGATATGAAATATGGATTATACTCAGTTGAGGCAATGCTTAATGAAATGTATAAATTAGGTTGTAGTAAAAATAATATGGTTGCAAAAATATCTGGTGGTGCAGATATTATGCAAATTAATATGTCTAGTCAATCTATTGGTTTTAGAAATGTTGAATTTGCTAAAGATTTTTGTAAATCAGAAGGTTTCAAATTAGTAAGTGAACACACTCGTGGTGAACATGGAAGATTAATATTATTAGCAGATAATTTTGAGACATTTATCAAAGTTACTCAAAAATCTGAAACTGATAGTAAAATCTTATCTGATGAAAAATATTTACAACAAGAGATTACAAAAGCTCCTGTTATCAAAGAATATGTTGGTGGTGTTGACTTATTTGGTATTGATACTAAAGAAGTTGAACCTCAAATGGAAATTGAACTTTTCTAA
- a CDS encoding protein-glutamate methylesterase/protein-glutamine glutaminase — MYTVLVIDDSPSMRRIIKDMINSIDEFEVIGVATDAYDAREKIKEYEPDLVTIDINMPKMDGVTFLRNLMRLHPMPAVVISGESVRGNDIFDDGAVGFIPKPDTGESMNSFSDRIKDTLLNLTFLLKRYTLKKPPALKKSNKVLTNIEYKVHPDEVIPLRAAKFPGMRLIAIGSSTGGVESLLRVFRKLPGDLPPILITQHIPYGFSNSFAHRLNDNSEVEVCEAKDGMILEKGHAYLAPGNMHLTIEKYANEYRTKLLDTKKVSQHKPSVDVLFRSVNNAVGGAAMAVMMTGMGDDGTIAMKELHDNGAYTVAQNEESCVVFGMPMKAIQAGAVKDIVHLDEIAEYIIDFSRGKKR, encoded by the coding sequence GTGTATACAGTATTAGTTATAGATGATTCACCTTCTATGAGAAGAATTATAAAAGATATGATTAATTCCATAGATGAATTTGAAGTTATAGGTGTTGCAACAGATGCCTATGATGCAAGAGAAAAAATAAAAGAGTATGAACCTGATCTTGTAACTATAGATATAAATATGCCTAAAATGGATGGAGTTACATTTTTAAGAAATTTAATGAGATTACATCCTATGCCTGCTGTTGTAATTTCAGGAGAAAGTGTAAGAGGAAATGATATTTTTGATGATGGTGCAGTTGGGTTTATTCCAAAACCTGATACCGGTGAATCAATGAATTCATTTTCTGATAGAATAAAAGATACTCTTTTAAATTTAACATTCTTATTAAAAAGATATACTCTAAAAAAGCCACCTGCTTTAAAAAAGAGTAATAAGGTATTAACTAATATAGAATATAAAGTACATCCTGATGAAGTAATACCATTAAGAGCAGCTAAATTTCCAGGGATGAGATTAATAGCAATTGGTTCATCAACAGGTGGAGTTGAGTCATTATTAAGAGTTTTTAGAAAACTTCCAGGAGATTTACCTCCTATATTAATTACTCAACACATTCCATATGGATTTTCTAACTCTTTTGCTCATAGATTAAATGATAATTCTGAAGTCGAAGTTTGTGAAGCAAAAGATGGAATGATATTAGAAAAAGGTCATGCTTATTTAGCACCAGGAAATATGCATCTTACAATTGAGAAATATGCAAATGAATATAGAACAAAATTATTAGATACAAAAAAAGTAAGTCAACATAAACCAAGTGTTGATGTTCTATTTAGATCTGTAAATAATGCTGTTGGTGGAGCTGCGATGGCTGTTATGATGACTGGAATGGGCGATGATGGGACAATCGCAATGAAAGAACTACATGATAATGGTGCATATACAGTTGCACAAAATGAAGAGAGTTGTGTAGTTTTTGGAATGCCAATGAAAGCAATTCAAGCAGGAGCTGTAAAAGATATCGTTCATTTAGATGAAATTGCAGAATATATAATAGATTTTTCTAGAGGGAAAAAGAGGTAA
- a CDS encoding flavodoxin family protein, with protein sequence MFIKIIDCTEKSDKNIEDIINFLINYFDSLNIKNERIKFKEFKIVKCTQCRCCTLIKSDSPTKCVIKDDMNDLLDKIEEGTAFVIIADRNDLFNRNKLFEKVESRLIAYHYWPYSQAHSTPRKTVLDKTSILINYNTTKYFMNHSFYMARMYMEEASISIGAKVLDWQAIIPTNDLIKDYAKRLKEMADKLVNNSK encoded by the coding sequence ATGTTTATAAAAATAATTGATTGCACTGAGAAATCAGATAAAAATATTGAAGATATAATAAATTTCCTCATAAATTATTTTGACTCTTTAAATATAAAAAATGAAAGAATAAAATTTAAAGAATTTAAAATTGTTAAATGTACCCAATGTAGATGTTGTACTTTAATAAAAAGTGATAGTCCTACCAAATGTGTTATAAAAGATGATATGAATGATTTACTTGACAAAATTGAAGAAGGAACGGCATTTGTAATTATAGCTGATAGAAATGATTTATTTAATAGAAATAAGTTATTTGAGAAAGTTGAAAGTAGATTAATTGCATATCATTATTGGCCATATAGTCAAGCTCATTCAACTCCAAGAAAAACAGTTTTAGATAAAACTTCTATTTTAATAAACTATAATACTACAAAGTATTTTATGAATCATAGTTTTTATATGGCTAGAATGTATATGGAAGAAGCATCAATTTCTATTGGAGCAAAAGTATTAGATTGGCAAGCAATAATTCCAACAAATGACTTAATAAAAGATTATGCTAAAAGATTAAAAGAGATGGCAGATAAATTAGTTAATAATTCAAAATAG